In Papio anubis isolate 15944 chromosome 20, Panubis1.0, whole genome shotgun sequence, a single window of DNA contains:
- the ZIM2 gene encoding zinc finger imprinted 2 isoform X1 yields the protein MRGFLAQDSVPAEKRNTEMLDNLPSAGSQFLDFKHLGAFLVFEELVTFEDVFVDFSPEELSSLSAAQRNLYREVMLENYRNLVSLGYQFSKPDIISRLEAEESRAMETDSRHTVICQGEAHDNPLEPHQGNQEKLLSPIKMNDPKTLTQERSCGSDEFGRSSTLSEQSEDPLGKDPQEDTAPGICTSPQSASQDNKHNRCEFCKRTFSTQVALGRHKQIHTGKKPYECKQCGKAFYLMPHLNRHQKTHSGRKPSIQCANLCERVRIHSQEDYYECFQCGKAFLQNVHLLQHLKAHEAARVLSPVLSPSKTYLIRYQRKHDYVGERACQCCDCGKVFSRNSHLIQHYRTHTQERPYQCRLCGKCFGRPSYLTQHYQFHSQEKTVASNHC from the exons GTTTCCTTGCTCAGGACTCTGTCCCTGCAGAAAAGAGGAACACAGAGATGTTAGACAATCTGCCATCTGCTGGGTCCCAG TTCCTGGACTTCAAACACTTAGGAGCATTTCTGGTGTTTGAGGAGTTGGTGACGTTTGAGGATGTGTTTGTGGACTTCAGCCCGGAGGAATTAAGCTCCCTTAGTGCCGCTCAGAGAAACCTCTACAGGGAGGTGATGCTGGAGAATTACCGGAACCTGGTCTCCTTGG GGTACCAGTTCTCTAAACCTGACATTATCTCACGCCTGGAAGCGGAGGAATCACGTGCAATGGAGACAGACAGCAGACATACAGTGATTTGTCAAG GAGAGGCTCATGACAATCCATTGGAACCACACCAGGGCAACCAAGAGAAACTTTTGAGTCCTATAAAAATGAATGACCCCAAGACCCTCACTCAGGAAAGAAGCTGTGGCAGTGATGAATTTGGGAGAAGCTCTACTCTTAGTGAACAATCCGAGGATCCTCTAGGAAAGGATCCCCAGGAGGACACTGCTCCTGGCATATGTACAAGTCCCCAGTCAGCTTCCCAAGATAACAAACACAACAGATGTGAATTTTGCAAACGAACCTTTAGTACTCAAGTAGCCCTTGGGAGACACAAACAGATCCATACTGGgaagaaaccctatgaatgtaaacagTGTGGTAAAGCCTTCTATCTCATGCCACACCTCAACAGACATCAGAAGACCCATTCTGGTAGGAAGCCTTCCATCCAGTGTGCGAATCTCTGTGAACGTGTAAGAATTCATAGTCAGGAGGACTACTATGAATGTTTTCAGTGCGGCAAAGCTTTTCTCCAGAATGTGCATCTTCTTCAACATCTCAAAGCCCATGAGGCAGCAAGAGTCCTTTCTCCTGTGCTGTCCCCCAGCAAGACATACTTAATTCGTTATCAGCGGAAACATGACTACGTTGGAGAGAGAGCCTGCCAGTGTTGTGACTGTGGCAAAGTCTTCAGTCGGAATTCACATCTCATTCAGCATTATAGGACTCACACTCAAGAGAGGCCTTACCAGTGTCGGCTGTGTGGGAAGTGTTTCGGCCGACCTTCATACCTCACTCAACATTATCAATTCCATTCTCAAGAGAAAACTGTTGCATCCAATCACTGTTGA
- the ZIM2 gene encoding zinc finger imprinted 2 isoform X2, with protein sequence MLENYRNLVSLGYQFSKPDIISRLEAEESRAMETDSRHTVICQGEAHDNPLEPHQGNQEKLLSPIKMNDPKTLTQERSCGSDEFGRSSTLSEQSEDPLGKDPQEDTAPGICTSPQSASQDNKHNRCEFCKRTFSTQVALGRHKQIHTGKKPYECKQCGKAFYLMPHLNRHQKTHSGRKPSIQCANLCERVRIHSQEDYYECFQCGKAFLQNVHLLQHLKAHEAARVLSPVLSPSKTYLIRYQRKHDYVGERACQCCDCGKVFSRNSHLIQHYRTHTQERPYQCRLCGKCFGRPSYLTQHYQFHSQEKTVASNHC encoded by the exons ATGCTGGAGAATTACCGGAACCTGGTCTCCTTGG GGTACCAGTTCTCTAAACCTGACATTATCTCACGCCTGGAAGCGGAGGAATCACGTGCAATGGAGACAGACAGCAGACATACAGTGATTTGTCAAG GAGAGGCTCATGACAATCCATTGGAACCACACCAGGGCAACCAAGAGAAACTTTTGAGTCCTATAAAAATGAATGACCCCAAGACCCTCACTCAGGAAAGAAGCTGTGGCAGTGATGAATTTGGGAGAAGCTCTACTCTTAGTGAACAATCCGAGGATCCTCTAGGAAAGGATCCCCAGGAGGACACTGCTCCTGGCATATGTACAAGTCCCCAGTCAGCTTCCCAAGATAACAAACACAACAGATGTGAATTTTGCAAACGAACCTTTAGTACTCAAGTAGCCCTTGGGAGACACAAACAGATCCATACTGGgaagaaaccctatgaatgtaaacagTGTGGTAAAGCCTTCTATCTCATGCCACACCTCAACAGACATCAGAAGACCCATTCTGGTAGGAAGCCTTCCATCCAGTGTGCGAATCTCTGTGAACGTGTAAGAATTCATAGTCAGGAGGACTACTATGAATGTTTTCAGTGCGGCAAAGCTTTTCTCCAGAATGTGCATCTTCTTCAACATCTCAAAGCCCATGAGGCAGCAAGAGTCCTTTCTCCTGTGCTGTCCCCCAGCAAGACATACTTAATTCGTTATCAGCGGAAACATGACTACGTTGGAGAGAGAGCCTGCCAGTGTTGTGACTGTGGCAAAGTCTTCAGTCGGAATTCACATCTCATTCAGCATTATAGGACTCACACTCAAGAGAGGCCTTACCAGTGTCGGCTGTGTGGGAAGTGTTTCGGCCGACCTTCATACCTCACTCAACATTATCAATTCCATTCTCAAGAGAAAACTGTTGCATCCAATCACTGTTGA